A part of Deltaproteobacteria bacterium genomic DNA contains:
- a CDS encoding AMP-binding protein: MRAQSPMILGDLVRIRANEKPDLDVLTFEHLSLDDGRTPDEVRTYADLATRSNQIAATLVARGLVRGDRFGLMMRNHPEYVETMAAASITATVFVPIDPRTRGDKLAFFLKRSGCKGIICADYCLPALEAVRESLPALEWILALETGESDEAVPLSSVRGAESLREVFAKPVPTVDSRLVDANDPLQIIFTSGTTGDPKGVVFQNARFGAFAMLSALFGYRPDDRPYTGLSLTHGNAQAVTLGPSLSMGLRAVFSRKFTKSRLWDVCRRHGCTTFSLLGGMSTAIYSEPVRSNDADNPVRMVCSAGMPAAIWASFEKRFDVKVFEWYGAVEGGLAFKPIGEGPIGSFGKPGPGLDMRVLDESDRECAAGEIGEICSRPSSGASAEVEYFENAEASAQKTRGGWLRSGDMGWRDEQGWLFFSHRKGGGIRHNGDFVNAGFVEKLIAEQPSVSDVFVYGVPAASGSPGEKDVVAAIVAQPGAVFDAKAIFAACRAGLESNFVPTYLQVVDEIPKTASEKPQERFLLERFAPNAPNVHVER, encoded by the coding sequence ATGCGAGCGCAGAGTCCGATGATTCTCGGCGACCTGGTCCGGATCCGAGCGAACGAGAAGCCGGACCTGGACGTGCTCACCTTCGAGCACCTCTCGCTCGACGACGGCCGGACGCCGGACGAGGTGCGCACCTACGCGGACCTCGCGACCCGCTCGAACCAGATCGCGGCGACCCTCGTCGCGCGCGGACTCGTGCGCGGCGACCGGTTCGGGCTGATGATGCGCAACCACCCCGAGTACGTGGAGACGATGGCGGCGGCGTCGATCACCGCGACCGTCTTCGTGCCGATCGATCCGCGCACGCGAGGGGACAAGCTCGCGTTCTTCCTGAAGCGGTCCGGCTGCAAGGGAATCATCTGCGCGGACTACTGCCTGCCGGCGCTCGAGGCCGTGCGCGAATCGCTCCCGGCGCTCGAGTGGATCCTGGCTCTCGAGACCGGCGAGAGCGACGAGGCGGTGCCGCTTTCGTCGGTTCGCGGGGCCGAGTCGCTGCGCGAGGTGTTCGCGAAGCCGGTGCCGACGGTCGATTCGCGCCTGGTCGACGCGAACGATCCCCTGCAGATCATCTTCACCTCCGGCACGACGGGCGATCCGAAGGGCGTCGTGTTCCAGAACGCGCGCTTCGGCGCGTTTGCGATGCTGAGCGCGCTGTTCGGCTATCGGCCCGACGATCGGCCCTACACGGGGCTCTCGCTCACGCACGGAAACGCGCAGGCGGTGACGCTCGGCCCGTCGCTCTCGATGGGGCTGCGCGCGGTGTTCAGCCGGAAGTTCACGAAGTCCAGGCTCTGGGACGTCTGCCGCCGCCACGGCTGCACCACGTTCTCGCTCCTGGGGGGAATGTCGACCGCGATCTACAGCGAGCCGGTGCGCAGCAACGACGCCGACAACCCGGTGCGGATGGTGTGCAGCGCGGGAATGCCGGCGGCGATCTGGGCCTCGTTCGAGAAGCGCTTCGACGTGAAGGTCTTCGAGTGGTACGGAGCCGTCGAGGGCGGGCTCGCCTTCAAGCCGATCGGAGAGGGCCCGATCGGATCGTTCGGCAAGCCCGGGCCCGGGCTCGACATGCGCGTGCTCGACGAGAGCGACCGCGAGTGCGCCGCGGGCGAGATCGGCGAGATCTGCTCGCGCCCGTCGAGCGGAGCGTCGGCCGAGGTCGAATACTTCGAGAACGCCGAGGCGTCGGCACAGAAGACCCGCGGCGGCTGGCTGCGAAGCGGCGACATGGGCTGGCGCGACGAGCAGGGCTGGCTGTTCTTCTCGCATCGCAAGGGCGGCGGAATCCGCCACAACGGCGACTTCGTGAACGCGGGATTCGTGGAGAAGCTGATCGCCGAGCAGCCGAGCGTCTCCGACGTCTTCGTCTACGGCGTGCCCGCGGCGTCCGGCTCGCCCGGCGAGAAGGACGTGGTCGCAGCGATCGTCGCGCAGCCAGGGGCCGTCTTCGACGCGAAGGCGATCTTCGCGGCCTGCCGCGCCGGGCTCGAATCGAACTTCGTTCCGACCTACCTTCAGGTCGTGGACGAGATTCCGAAGACGGCCTCCGAGAAGCCGCAGGAGAGGTTCCTGCTGGAGCGCTTCGCGCCGAACGCGCCGAACGTCCACGTCGAGCGGTAG
- a CDS encoding fatty acid desaturase, producing MSTTTGDAEAWNWSDALSAEERRDLLEVDDLHGALSLAANWGLVFAAMALVAWTPNPLTILLALFVIGARQLGFAILMHDAAHRVLFRKRSLNDWAGNWLAAYPIWAEVEPYRRYHLLHHAHTGTEKDPDLGLVTPFPITRASFARKVFRDLSGQTGYSQARAVFLRDIGRAGGRSQRNQGMSRGEQPDVGWHKLAPVAVTNLALFAILALAGHPALYLLWVVAWLTTNRLFTRIRSIAEHALTPDATDPLNNTRTTLASAWERLFFAPNRVNFHLEHHLIMTVPHYKLPRFHRLLRERGVLERACVANGYAGVLLAATSRSD from the coding sequence ATGAGCACGACGACCGGCGACGCGGAAGCGTGGAACTGGAGCGACGCGCTCTCCGCGGAGGAGCGACGCGATCTGCTCGAGGTGGACGACCTGCACGGAGCACTCTCGCTCGCCGCGAACTGGGGGCTCGTCTTCGCAGCGATGGCGCTGGTGGCCTGGACGCCGAATCCGCTCACGATCCTGCTCGCGCTCTTCGTGATCGGCGCGCGCCAGCTGGGGTTCGCGATCCTGATGCACGACGCCGCGCACCGGGTTCTGTTTCGGAAGCGCTCCTTGAACGACTGGGCCGGGAACTGGCTGGCGGCGTATCCGATCTGGGCGGAGGTCGAGCCGTACCGCCGCTATCACCTGCTGCACCACGCGCACACCGGAACCGAGAAGGATCCGGATCTCGGGCTGGTCACGCCGTTCCCGATCACCCGCGCGAGCTTCGCGCGCAAGGTCTTTCGCGACCTGTCTGGGCAGACCGGCTATTCGCAGGCGAGAGCGGTGTTCCTGCGCGACATCGGCCGCGCCGGCGGACGCTCGCAGCGCAATCAGGGCATGAGCCGCGGAGAGCAGCCCGACGTAGGCTGGCACAAGCTCGCCCCGGTCGCCGTCACGAACCTCGCGCTCTTCGCGATCCTCGCGCTCGCGGGGCATCCCGCGCTGTACCTGCTCTGGGTCGTCGCGTGGCTCACCACGAATCGCCTGTTCACGCGCATCCGCTCGATCGCAGAGCACGCGCTCACGCCGGATGCGACCGACCCGCTGAACAACACCCGCACCACGCTCGCCTCGGCCTGGGAGCGCCTCTTCTTCGCGCCCAACCGGGTGAACTTCCACCTCGAGCACCATCTGATCATGACGGTCCCGCACTACAAGCTGCCGCGCTTCCACCGTCTTCTGCGCGAGCGCGGAGTGCTCGAGCGAGCGTGCGTGGCGAACGGCTACGCGGGAGTGCTCTTGGCGGCGACCTCGCGCTCGGACTAG
- a CDS encoding aminotransferase class III-fold pyridoxal phosphate-dependent enzyme, with product MTAASLGELDRAWLHPFTSIAEHEAHPGLVLVEGRGCRVRDTEGRWYLDAMAGLWCVNAGYGREEIADAIAAQARRLPYYHGFAGASNEPAIRLAARLRELAPMPNAQVFFASSGSESNDSQIKLIWHYNNLLFRPAKKKLIARSRGYHGTTLGASSLTGLPYVHARFDLPLSKLFQHVSPAHWPAGADPQESEDECAERLAQELELAILREGPETVAAFFAEPVMGAGGVLLPPQRYFERIQPVLRRHDVLLVADEVICGFGRLGRWFGSQRYGIEPDLITVAKGLTSGYVPMSACLISEPIHEVLRGASREVGPFAHGYTYSGHPVAAAAALANLDVLEREGLVERADRVGALLQTRLRGRCAGHPRLRDVRGVGLIAALEPRAADDAKRLAALLLADGVIARVVAGSVALAPPLILAENEVEELVGALSRALDALD from the coding sequence ATGACGGCCGCATCCCTCGGCGAGCTCGATCGCGCCTGGCTCCATCCGTTCACGTCGATCGCGGAGCACGAAGCGCATCCCGGCCTGGTTCTGGTCGAGGGCCGCGGCTGCCGCGTGCGCGACACGGAGGGCCGCTGGTACCTCGACGCGATGGCGGGCCTCTGGTGCGTGAACGCCGGATATGGCCGCGAAGAGATCGCCGACGCGATCGCCGCACAGGCGCGGCGCCTGCCCTACTACCACGGGTTCGCGGGCGCCTCGAACGAGCCGGCGATCCGACTCGCCGCGCGCCTCCGCGAGCTCGCTCCGATGCCGAATGCGCAGGTCTTCTTCGCCAGCTCCGGATCGGAGTCGAACGACTCGCAGATCAAGCTGATCTGGCACTACAACAATCTGCTTTTTCGGCCGGCGAAGAAGAAGCTGATCGCGCGCTCGCGCGGCTATCACGGGACGACGCTCGGCGCCTCGTCGCTCACCGGGCTGCCGTACGTGCACGCGCGCTTCGACCTGCCGCTCTCGAAGCTATTCCAGCACGTCTCGCCCGCGCACTGGCCCGCCGGCGCGGATCCGCAGGAGAGCGAAGACGAATGCGCCGAGCGCCTCGCGCAGGAGCTCGAGCTCGCGATCCTGCGCGAGGGACCGGAGACCGTCGCGGCGTTCTTCGCGGAGCCCGTGATGGGAGCCGGCGGCGTGCTGCTGCCGCCGCAGCGCTACTTCGAGAGGATCCAGCCGGTGCTTCGCCGCCACGACGTGCTGCTCGTCGCCGACGAGGTGATCTGCGGCTTCGGCCGGCTCGGGCGCTGGTTCGGATCGCAGCGCTACGGGATCGAGCCGGACTTGATCACGGTGGCGAAGGGCCTCACCAGCGGATACGTGCCGATGTCCGCGTGTCTGATCTCGGAGCCGATCCACGAGGTGCTTCGCGGGGCGTCCCGCGAGGTCGGCCCGTTCGCGCACGGCTACACCTATTCGGGTCACCCGGTCGCCGCTGCGGCGGCTCTCGCCAACCTGGACGTCCTCGAGCGCGAGGGCCTGGTCGAGCGCGCGGACCGCGTCGGCGCGCTCCTGCAGACCCGGCTCCGCGGGCGCTGCGCGGGCCACCCGAGGCTCCGCGACGTTCGCGGCGTCGGCTTGATCGCCGCGCTCGAACCCCGCGCCGCCGACGACGCGAAACGGCTCGCAGCCCTGCTCCTGGCCGATGGCGTGATCGCGCGGGTCGTGGCCGGCAGCGTCGCCCTGGCGCCGCCCCTGATCCTCGCCGAGAACGAGGTCGAGGAGCTGGTCGGCGCGCTCTCTCGCGCGCTCGACGCGCTCGACTAG
- a CDS encoding PaaX family transcriptional regulator, producing MEPSAKSLILDLLQTLRGRSMSVRALVEAGALFGLAENGVRVALARLLARGLVERDEPGSYRLAAGAQPVSRRVGGWSSADARTLRWSGGWVGVLVHGLPRADRRGRRSDARALAFLGFAELDPGLLIRPDNLRGGVAQTRQELHELGLAIEARVFGLGSLDESGEARARRLWSGAAISRAHRTALVELERSASRLPRLPRRAAMVETFLVGGRAIRQIALDPRLPDAIAPEAEYRALVAAMREYDHAGREYWSDFMRDHGAPHRSSPVNLAGLSGQARAAALGAASRSLA from the coding sequence GTGGAGCCGAGCGCCAAGAGCCTGATTCTCGACCTGTTGCAGACGCTGCGTGGGCGCTCGATGTCGGTGCGAGCGCTGGTCGAGGCCGGCGCGCTCTTCGGTCTGGCAGAGAACGGCGTGCGAGTGGCGCTCGCTCGTCTGCTCGCGCGTGGGCTGGTCGAGCGCGACGAGCCCGGGTCCTACCGCCTGGCGGCGGGAGCGCAGCCGGTCTCGCGCCGGGTCGGCGGCTGGTCGAGCGCCGACGCGCGAACGCTGCGCTGGAGCGGCGGCTGGGTCGGAGTGCTCGTGCACGGACTGCCTCGGGCCGACCGCCGCGGCCGCCGCAGCGACGCTCGCGCGCTGGCGTTCCTGGGCTTCGCGGAGCTCGATCCCGGCCTTCTGATCCGGCCCGACAACTTGCGTGGCGGGGTCGCGCAGACCCGGCAAGAGCTGCACGAGCTCGGTCTCGCGATCGAGGCGCGCGTCTTCGGCCTCGGCTCGCTCGACGAGAGCGGCGAAGCCCGGGCAAGACGGCTCTGGAGCGGCGCCGCGATCTCCCGCGCGCACCGGACCGCGCTCGTCGAGCTCGAGCGCAGCGCTTCGCGCCTGCCCCGACTCCCGCGCCGAGCGGCGATGGTCGAGACCTTCCTCGTCGGCGGCCGCGCGATCCGGCAGATCGCACTCGACCCGCGCCTGCCCGACGCGATCGCGCCCGAGGCCGAGTATCGGGCGCTCGTCGCGGCGATGCGCGAATACGACCACGCCGGGCGCGAGTACTGGAGCGACTTCATGCGCGATCACGGCGCTCCGCACCGCAGCTCGCCGGTGAACCTGGCCGGACTCTCCGGTCAGGCGCGCGCGGCCGCGCTCGGAGCGGCTTCGAGGAGCCTGGCATGA
- a CDS encoding NUDIX hydrolase, protein MHRRPLLDLLERYLVQYPEERIGVDHVRQFVRANPDCFERSCVDGHLTASAWIVSHDRRRFLLAHHRKLGRWLQLGGHADGDTDLVAVALREAREESGMDEFEVVRPGGLALPLDLDVHRIPARGEEPEHLHHDFRFLLVAASDQELRVSSESNDLRWFARERAAELLGEESLLRMERKAERLLAPATRIT, encoded by the coding sequence TTGCACCGCCGACCGCTGCTCGACCTGCTCGAACGCTACCTGGTGCAGTATCCCGAGGAGCGCATCGGCGTGGATCACGTCCGGCAGTTCGTGCGCGCGAATCCCGATTGCTTCGAGCGGTCCTGCGTCGACGGCCACCTGACCGCCTCGGCCTGGATCGTCTCGCACGACCGGCGCCGCTTCCTGCTCGCCCACCACCGCAAGCTCGGACGCTGGCTGCAGCTCGGCGGGCACGCCGATGGCGACACCGATCTCGTCGCGGTCGCCCTGCGCGAGGCGCGCGAGGAGTCGGGAATGGACGAGTTCGAAGTCGTGCGGCCAGGCGGGCTCGCGCTTCCGCTCGATCTCGACGTGCACCGGATTCCGGCGCGTGGAGAGGAGCCCGAGCACCTGCACCACGATTTCCGCTTCCTGCTCGTCGCCGCGAGCGATCAGGAGCTTCGCGTCTCGAGCGAGTCGAACGACCTGCGTTGGTTCGCGCGCGAGCGCGCCGCCGAGCTGCTCGGCGAGGAGAGCCTGTTGCGCATGGAGCGAAAGGCCGAGCGTTTGCTCGCTCCGGCGACTCGTATTACGTGA
- the hemN gene encoding oxygen-independent coproporphyrinogen III oxidase → MTRPTIELDPERAEAILLRYAGSGPRYTSYPTAPTWSDAYGAADFEADLASSASGADLSVYVHVPFCRSLCHFCACNRVITRKSEPPARYLDTIEREIGRVRAALAQERPVVQHHWGGGTPTHLDPAQVKRLFRAVNDAFPAVPGAEISLEVDPRVTSDAHIDALRECGFNRISLGVQDFEPRVQTAIHREQSPEMTGRLVERARASGFESVNLDLIYGLPFQTLESTERTLDEVIAIAPDRIALYAYAHVTWVAKQQRGFESKDLPAPSLRLRLQLGAIRRLLEAGYEYIGMDHFARPDDELARAVRERTLRRNFMGYTTRAGVDLIGLGPSSISELSRSYAQSVRELEPWHEAVDAGRLATLRGHRLTPDDLERRWVIGEIMCHGEVRAAEWRARFGTDFANRFASERAALEPFVSDELVELEPEGGLRVTPLGRLVLRNVAMVFDAYLAEQRSASKPLFSQTV, encoded by the coding sequence TTGACCCGTCCAACCATCGAGCTCGATCCGGAGCGAGCCGAGGCCATCCTGTTGCGCTACGCGGGAAGCGGGCCGCGTTACACCAGCTACCCCACCGCTCCCACCTGGTCCGACGCCTACGGAGCCGCGGACTTCGAGGCCGACCTGGCTTCGAGCGCGAGCGGAGCGGACCTGTCGGTCTACGTGCACGTGCCGTTCTGCCGCAGCCTCTGTCATTTCTGCGCGTGCAATCGCGTGATCACGCGCAAGTCCGAGCCGCCGGCGCGCTACCTCGACACGATCGAGCGCGAGATCGGCCGCGTGCGCGCCGCGCTTGCGCAAGAACGCCCGGTCGTGCAGCACCACTGGGGCGGCGGCACGCCGACGCACCTCGACCCCGCGCAGGTGAAGCGGTTGTTTCGCGCGGTGAACGACGCGTTTCCGGCCGTGCCGGGCGCGGAGATCTCGCTCGAGGTCGATCCGCGCGTGACCAGCGACGCGCACATCGACGCGCTGCGCGAGTGCGGATTCAACCGCATCTCGCTCGGTGTGCAGGATTTCGAGCCACGCGTGCAGACGGCGATCCACCGCGAGCAGAGCCCCGAGATGACGGGGAGACTCGTCGAGCGCGCGCGGGCCAGCGGCTTCGAGAGCGTGAACCTCGACCTGATCTACGGGCTTCCGTTCCAGACGCTCGAGTCGACCGAGCGCACGCTCGACGAGGTGATCGCGATCGCCCCCGATCGGATCGCGCTCTACGCCTATGCGCACGTGACCTGGGTCGCGAAGCAGCAGAGAGGCTTCGAGAGCAAGGATCTGCCGGCGCCCTCGCTTCGCCTGCGCCTTCAGCTCGGCGCGATCCGCCGCCTGCTCGAGGCCGGCTACGAGTACATCGGCATGGATCACTTCGCGCGACCCGACGACGAGCTCGCCAGAGCCGTGCGCGAGCGCACGCTGCGGCGCAACTTCATGGGCTACACCACGCGCGCGGGCGTGGATCTGATCGGCCTGGGCCCGAGCTCGATCAGCGAGCTCTCCAGGAGCTACGCGCAGTCCGTCCGCGAGCTCGAGCCCTGGCACGAGGCCGTCGACGCCGGCCGGCTCGCGACGCTGCGCGGCCACCGGCTCACGCCCGACGATCTCGAGCGGCGCTGGGTGATCGGCGAGATCATGTGCCACGGAGAGGTCCGCGCGGCCGAGTGGCGCGCGCGCTTCGGGACGGACTTCGCCAACCGCTTCGCTTCCGAGCGGGCCGCGCTCGAGCCCTTCGTTTCCGACGAGCTCGTCGAGCTCGAGCCCGAGGGCGGGCTGCGCGTGACTCCGCTCGGGCGCCTGGTGCTGCGCAACGTCGCGATGGTCTTCGACGCCTACCTGGCGGAGCAGCGCTCGGCTTCGAAGCCGCTCTTCAGCCAGACGGTCTGA
- a CDS encoding acyl-CoA dehydrogenase: MAITDIEVGLSDEQRSIRDSARKFADEVLRPAGIALDRLPDPAQVIAPDSPLWRVFEKSRELGLEQLETGATDLPPGEAARVRYLVNEEMGRGDSGLAISLAVAGFHRIFAQMSGRPALIERFCGESSREIGCWAITEPDHGSDSLAFSEPHFRDSSLKPNCVARKDGKEWVIQGQKAAWVSNGTIATVATLFCTIDPSGGLQRGGVCLVPLDLPGVSRGKPLDKLGQRALNQGEIFFDGVRIPEEFMIVGADAYGTVVEMVLTMANASMGAIFIGVAQAALELAVGYAKERVQGGVPIISHQSVRSRLFKMFARVEAARALARRVALYNATNPPLVQYSIASKTFVTQTAFEVASDALQIFGGNGLTREYPIEKLVRDARASMIEDGCNEVLGLVGSTRL; encoded by the coding sequence ATGGCGATCACGGACATCGAAGTCGGACTCAGCGACGAGCAGCGAAGCATCCGCGACAGCGCGCGGAAGTTTGCCGACGAGGTGTTGCGACCGGCCGGGATCGCGCTCGATCGACTCCCGGACCCCGCGCAGGTGATCGCGCCGGACTCGCCGCTCTGGCGGGTGTTCGAGAAGTCGCGCGAGCTCGGGCTCGAGCAGCTCGAGACCGGCGCGACCGACTTGCCGCCGGGAGAGGCCGCGCGCGTGCGCTACCTGGTGAACGAGGAGATGGGCCGCGGGGACTCGGGCCTCGCGATCAGCCTGGCGGTCGCGGGCTTCCACCGGATCTTCGCGCAGATGTCCGGGCGTCCCGCGCTGATCGAGCGCTTCTGCGGCGAGTCCTCGCGCGAGATCGGCTGCTGGGCGATCACCGAGCCCGACCACGGCAGCGACTCGCTGGCGTTCAGCGAGCCCCACTTCCGCGACTCCTCGCTGAAACCGAACTGTGTCGCCCGCAAAGATGGCAAGGAGTGGGTGATCCAGGGTCAGAAGGCGGCGTGGGTCTCGAACGGCACGATCGCGACGGTCGCGACGCTGTTCTGCACCATCGACCCGAGCGGCGGCTTGCAGCGCGGGGGAGTCTGCCTGGTCCCGCTCGACCTGCCGGGCGTGTCCCGCGGCAAGCCGCTCGACAAGCTCGGGCAGCGCGCGCTGAACCAGGGCGAGATCTTCTTCGACGGCGTGCGCATCCCCGAGGAGTTCATGATCGTCGGCGCGGACGCGTACGGCACGGTCGTGGAGATGGTGCTCACGATGGCCAACGCCTCGATGGGTGCGATCTTCATCGGCGTGGCGCAGGCCGCGCTCGAGCTCGCGGTCGGCTACGCCAAAGAGCGCGTGCAGGGAGGGGTCCCGATCATCTCGCACCAGAGCGTGCGCTCGCGCCTGTTCAAGATGTTCGCCCGTGTCGAGGCGGCGCGCGCGCTCGCGCGCCGCGTGGCGCTGTACAACGCCACGAATCCGCCGCTCGTGCAGTACTCGATCGCATCCAAGACGTTCGTCACGCAGACCGCGTTCGAGGTCGCCAGCGACGCGCTGCAGATCTTCGGCGGCAACGGCCTGACGCGCGAGTACCCGATCGAGAAGCTGGTGCGCGACGCTCGCGCGTCGATGATCGAGGACGGCTGCAACGAGGTGCTCGGACTCGTCGGCTCGACGCGGCTGTGA
- a CDS encoding thiolase family protein has protein sequence MRMNAVVAGVGMTKFGKHLDQGLKALGGDAVRVALADAGIDAKDLEAAWVGNAAAGLITGQESIRGQVILRPLEIGKIPVVNVENACASASTAFQQAAAMVSAGLYDVVLALGVEKLYHVDKKRSFSAFTGAVDVEALQGILEALQKGAADTGAKSASSGAGESRSMFMDIYAAAARAHMKRYGTTVRQFAAVAAKNSYHGSLNARAQFREALSVDEVLASPMIAEPLTRPMCSPIGDGAAAAVIMSERKARQFGVAKGVRVVSSVLRSGWDHGAEEAGTVELASSEAFEEAGIGPADLHLVECHDASAPAEVIAYESLGLCAKGEGGRFVESGATRLGGRIPVNTSGGLLRKGHPVGATGLAQIVEITEQLQGRSGARQVEGARVGLAHNGGGNIGSDAAAMCVTILRI, from the coding sequence ATGAGGATGAATGCGGTCGTTGCCGGGGTTGGCATGACGAAGTTCGGAAAGCACCTCGATCAGGGGCTGAAGGCGCTCGGCGGCGACGCGGTGCGCGTCGCGCTCGCCGACGCGGGCATCGACGCCAAGGATCTCGAGGCCGCGTGGGTCGGCAACGCCGCGGCGGGGCTGATCACCGGACAGGAGTCGATCCGCGGGCAGGTGATCCTGCGGCCGCTCGAGATCGGCAAGATTCCGGTGGTCAACGTCGAGAACGCCTGCGCGAGCGCGTCGACGGCGTTCCAGCAGGCGGCGGCGATGGTCAGCGCCGGGCTCTACGACGTGGTTCTCGCGCTGGGGGTGGAGAAGCTCTACCACGTCGACAAGAAGCGCAGCTTCTCCGCCTTCACCGGCGCGGTCGACGTCGAAGCGCTGCAGGGGATTCTCGAGGCGCTGCAGAAGGGCGCAGCCGACACGGGTGCGAAGAGCGCGTCGAGCGGAGCCGGCGAGAGCCGCTCGATGTTCATGGACATCTACGCGGCGGCCGCGCGCGCACACATGAAGCGGTACGGCACGACCGTCCGGCAGTTCGCGGCGGTCGCGGCGAAGAACTCCTACCACGGCAGCCTGAACGCGCGCGCCCAGTTCCGCGAGGCGCTGAGCGTCGACGAGGTGCTCGCGTCGCCGATGATCGCGGAGCCGCTGACGCGACCCATGTGCTCGCCGATCGGCGACGGCGCAGCGGCAGCGGTGATCATGAGCGAGCGGAAGGCCCGCCAGTTCGGTGTCGCGAAGGGCGTGCGCGTCGTATCGTCCGTGCTCCGCTCGGGGTGGGATCACGGCGCCGAAGAGGCCGGCACCGTCGAGCTCGCCTCGAGCGAGGCCTTCGAGGAAGCGGGGATCGGCCCCGCCGACCTCCATCTGGTCGAGTGTCACGACGCCTCCGCGCCGGCGGAGGTCATCGCCTACGAATCCCTCGGGCTCTGCGCGAAGGGGGAGGGCGGGCGATTCGTCGAGAGCGGCGCGACCCGGCTCGGCGGGCGCATTCCCGTGAACACCTCGGGCGGCCTGCTCCGCAAGGGGCACCCGGTCGGCGCGACGGGTCTCGCGCAGATCGTGGAGATCACCGAGCAGCTGCAGGGGCGGTCGGGCGCGCGGCAGGTCGAGGGCGCGCGCGTGGGGCTCGCGCACAACGGCGGCGGAAACATCGGCAGCGACGCTGCCGCGATGTGCGTGACGATTCTCCGGATCTGA
- a CDS encoding hemerythrin domain-containing protein: protein MLRCSSLSPTSMSVIAMERLLEGVDRGQSIRHPSTRPRRAGRVSWADLGYDRGHSRLARRSCSLAPEVRMTAPETARGVRRWWEEHSELDALVAVVVEALGRGEIAPAVRGLEALAAALETHFGIEESAYFPMVERLSPEHGTAVHAAQLSHRLLRKSLEDLRSLIEGGDLAATRSGLDVLLERFHAHEVEEAKLIARLEELSTS, encoded by the coding sequence ATGCTTCGCTGCTCGTCGCTGAGTCCGACTTCGATGTCCGTGATCGCCATGGAACGTCTCCTGGAGGGGGTCGATCGAGGTCAGTCTATTCGCCATCCGTCGACGCGTCCACGACGGGCCGGGAGGGTCTCATGGGCGGATCTCGGATATGATCGCGGTCATAGCCGCCTCGCGCGGCGATCCTGCAGTTTGGCCCCGGAGGTTCGAATGACGGCTCCCGAGACGGCCCGGGGAGTGAGGCGCTGGTGGGAGGAGCACAGCGAGCTCGACGCCCTCGTCGCGGTGGTGGTCGAGGCGCTCGGGCGCGGCGAGATCGCGCCCGCCGTGAGGGGTCTCGAGGCTCTCGCGGCCGCGCTCGAGACGCACTTCGGAATCGAGGAGAGCGCCTATTTCCCGATGGTCGAGCGGCTCTCGCCCGAGCACGGAACGGCGGTCCACGCCGCCCAGCTCTCGCACCGCCTGCTCCGCAAGAGCCTCGAGGATCTGCGCTCCCTGATCGAAGGCGGAGATCTGGCCGCGACTCGCTCCGGACTCGACGTATTGCTGGAGCGGTTCCACGCGCACGAAGTCGAGGAGGCGAAGCTGATCGCCCGACTCGAGGAGCTCTCGACGAGCTAG